A window of Acidobacteriota bacterium genomic DNA:
AGCTGGCGCCCAACCTGACCTCGAACGACCCGCTCAAGTTCACCGACACCAAGCCTTACAAGTCGCGGCTGGCCAACACTCAGAAGGCCACCGGCCAGAAGGACGCCGTGATCGTGGGCGTCGGCCGCATCAACGGCCTCGAAACGGTCGTCGCCTCGATGGAGTACAGCTTCATCGGCGGTTCGATGGGCGTGGTGGTCGGCGAGAAGATCGTGCGCGGCATCGAGATGGCGCTCGAGCGCCGCGCGCCGGTGATCATTGTCTCGTGCTCGGGCGGCGCGCGCATGATGGAAGGCGCGTTGTCGTTGATGCAGATGGCCAAGATCTCGGCGGCGCTGGCGCGGCTCGATCGCGCCGGGCTGCCCTACATCTCGCTGCTGACCGACCCGACGACCGGCGGCGTGACCGCCAGCTTCGCCATGCTGGGCGATCTCAACATCGCCGAGCCCAAGGCGCTGATTGGCTTTGCCGGTCCGCGCGTGATCGAGCAGACCATTCGCCAGAAGCTGCCCGACGGCTTCCAGCGCAGCGAGTTCCTGCTTGAACGGGGCATGCTCGACCTGGTCATCGATCGGCGCGAGCTGAAGGCGACGCTCGAGAAGACGCTGCGGTTCATGAGCTCGAGCATCCCCCAAATATCGAGCACTCCTGTCAGCCATAGCGCGAAGCGCGACGGCTGATGACCTCTCTCGAACGGCTGTTTGCGCTCGAACAGTTCGGCATCAAGCTCGGCCTCGATAACATCCGCGCCATTCTCGCGGCGCTCGACCACCCGGAACGGGCGTGGCGGTCGGTGCATGTCGCCGGGA
This region includes:
- the accD gene encoding acetyl-CoA carboxylase, carboxyltransferase subunit beta; its protein translation is MAWFKKARKPIATPEKSSRVPEGLWVKCPECDTIIYTKDLVKNLHVCGKCGHHFRLSATERLKSLFDDERWEELAPNLTSNDPLKFTDTKPYKSRLANTQKATGQKDAVIVGVGRINGLETVVASMEYSFIGGSMGVVVGEKIVRGIEMALERRAPVIIVSCSGGARMMEGALSLMQMAKISAALARLDRAGLPYISLLTDPTTGGVTASFAMLGDLNIAEPKALIGFAGPRVIEQTIRQKLPDGFQRSEFLLERGMLDLVIDRRELKATLEKTLRFMSSSIPQISSTPVSHSAKRDG